One Fundulus heteroclitus isolate FHET01 chromosome 1, MU-UCD_Fhet_4.1, whole genome shotgun sequence genomic window carries:
- the chrna4b gene encoding neuronal acetylcholine receptor subunit alpha-4b yields the protein MEIHTCLYFVFIAITPRVCSQVGPRAHAEERLLQNLFAHYNKLSRPVQNTSDTVLVHFGLSIAQLIDVDEKNQMMTTNVWVKQEWNDYKLRWNPEEYENVTSIRIPSEIIWRPDIVLYNNADGDFAVTHLTKAHLFYDGHIKWTPPAIYKSSCSIDVTFFPFDQQSCKMKFGSWTYDRAKIDLISMASDVDQMDYWESGEWVIVNAVGKYNTKKYECCAEIYADITYYFIIRRLPLFYTINLIIPCLLISCLTVLVFYLPSQCGEKITLCISVLLSLTVFLLLITEIIPSTSLVIPLIGEYLLFTMVFVTLSIIITVFVLNVHHRSPKTHGMPQWVRRVFLDLVPRVLFMKRPPGTAKQHCKKLIEMMHRPTVISTTNNSQAFWIGLDTELRQMAQADNAPPKTQADSPRILVCSPSPPSSPQDDARKDHPLNASIFHRSASVKYSVLTEKHSLRGHNSATMCASQLSLPPTLIPDSLHSLSGEQPSTLALNGRSQSAEQMCNQHKQVPLRHEHLCRSHSIQYCCLHNDGALGTPRHVKEMVSKEHLTNTPAAVSTKEASTQQDTQIPTISPAMQRAIEGVQYIADHLKAEDADFSVKEDWKYVAMVIDRIFLWMFVLVCILGSVGLFLPPWLAGMI from the exons ATGGAAATTCACACGTGCCTGTACTTTGTTTTCATTGCTATAACTCCAAGAG TGTGTTCCCAGGTTGGACCTCGTGCCCATGCTGAAGAGAGGCTCCTCCAGAATCTGTTTGCGCATTACAATAAGCTCTCCCGACCTGTGCAAAACACTTCAGACACAGTGCTGGTCCACTTTGGGCTGTCTATTGCCCAGCTAATTGATGTG GATGAGAAGAACCAGATGATGACAACAAATGTCTGGGTTAAGCAG GAATGGAACGACTACAAACTGCGTTGGAACCCAGAGGAATATGAAAACGTCACTTCAATACGTATACCCTCAGAGATCATCTGGAGACCTGATATTGTCCTCTACAACAA TGCGGATGGCGACTTTGCTGTAACTCACCTCACGAAAGCCCACCTGTTCTATGACGGTCACATAAAGTGGACACCTCCCGCCATTTATAAGTCATCGTGCAGCATAGACGTCACGTTTTTTCCTTTCGACCAGCAGAGCTGCAAGATGAAGTTTGGCTCCTGGACCTACGATCGCGCCAAGATCGATCTGATCAGCATGGCCAGTGATGTGGACCAGATGGACTACTGGGAGAGCGGCGAGTGGGTCATTGTTAATGCAGTGGGCAAGTACAACACCAAAAAATATGAGTGTTGTGCAGAGATCTACGCGGATATCACTTACTACTTCATCATTCGGAGGCTCCCCTTGTTCTACACCATTAACCTGATTATCCCCTGCTTGCTTATCTCCTGTTTGACGGTTCTGGTCTTTTATTTGCCATCCCAGTGTGGAGAGAAGATCACCTTGTGTATTTCAGTTCTTCTGTCCCTTACCGTGTTTCTCCTGCTGATCACTGAGATTATCCCATCTACGTCACTGGTGATCCCCCTTATCGGTGAATACCTGCTGTTCACCATGGTCTTTGTCACGCTCTCCATTATAATCACAGTCTTTGTGTTAAATGTCCATCACCGTTCGCCAAAAACTCACGGCATGCCCCAGTGGGTGCGCAGGGTTTTCCTGGACTTGGTGCCTCGAGTGCTCTTCATGAAACGTCCACCTGGTACAGCAAAGCAGCACTGCAAGAAGCTCATCGAGATGATGCACCGCCCGACCGTGATTTCCACGACAAACAACTCGCAGGCTTTTTGGATCGGACTGGACACGGAGCTCAGACAGATGGCACAGGCGGATAACGCACCCCCAAAAACTCAAGCTGACAGTCCGAGAATCCTCGTCTGCTCGCCGTCTCCACCCTCTTCCCCTCAAGATGACGCGAGAAAAGATCATCCATTGAATGCCAGCATTTTCCATCGATCCGCCTCTGTCAAATACTCGGTCCTCACAGAAAAGCATTCCCTGCGCGGACACAACTCTGCAACCATGTGCGCTTCTCAGTTATCTTTGCCTCCAACTTTGATTCCGGACTCACTTCACAGCTTGTCTGGTGAACAGCCAAGTACTCTGGCATTAAATGGCCGCTCTCAAAGTGCAGAGCAAATGTGCAACCAACACAAGCAGGTTCCTCTGAGACATGAACATCTCTGTCGCTCACACAGCATTCAGTACTGCTGTCTGCACAATGATGGTGCATTGGGGACACCGAGACACGTGAAAGAAATGGTCTCTAAAGAGCACTTGACCAACACCCCAGCAGCAGTGTCCACCAAAGAAGCAAGCACCCAACAAGATACTCAGATTCCAACAATTTCCCCAGCTATGCAACGAGCCATAGAGGGAGTTCAGTACATCGCAGATCACCTCAAGGCAGAGGATGCAGACTTCTCA